The Vibrio tubiashii DNA window ACGCGCAGCAAAATGCTCCGTCATGCCACTGATGCCAAGTTAAAAATCGAAATTGATTACAGCGACCAGAATGGTAATAAAACCGTTCGTAGATTACAGCCACTTGGGCAAATATTTTGGGGTAAAATTTGGACCCTAGTTGCTTGGTGTGAGTTAAGAGGTGACTATCGTCATTTTCGAATTGATCGTATCGAAAAGCTCAATATTCTTGATGAAGTATTCGAGACTTCAGCAGAGAAATGCCTCGAATACTACATTAGACAACACGCTCCAGATGCTTAAATGCGGTTACTTCATTAGAGTTGGAGAGATATTCAGCGCTAACCTACATCCATTGAGGTCCGATTCCACATCAAACTCTACCAACTCATTAATATGTGGTTCAATAGAGGAGACAGCGATATCTCTCACGTGAAAGAACACTTTGTCGTCTTCGTTTTCCTGCTTGATAAAGCCGTAACCATGACCTTCATCGAGATCAACAATTTTTCCCAGTACCGACATCTTCACATCCCTTAATACAAACTTTAGTACTAAGTACTGGCGTCAAGCGTTTTAGGATCACTCACTAAGCAATCAATATCTCTTTTAATTGATGCAATGAGCTTACCGTGTAATGCGGCGAAATCGAATGATCTTGTTCCATACCGCCGCTATTCAGCCAACATGTTTCAATACCAAAGTTAAGGCCACCCAAGATATCGGAGTGCTGGTTATCCCCCACCATCAACACCTTACTTTTGCAAGGCATGCCCATTTTCTCTAGTGCGTGACTGAAAATCGCTGTATCGGGTTTCGCCACTCCGACTTCCTCGGAAATGATGACATGTTCGAAATACTGGCTCATCCCGGTTTTTTCGAGTCTAATCGCCTGAAGATCAGTAAAGCCGTTGGTGATGATGCCCATTTTTGCTTTGCCATGAATCGCTTCCATCAACTCTTTCGCGCCGGGTAAAACCGTGCAAATATCCGCCATGGCTTCAAGGAATGAAGAGTTTAGTTCTGACGTTGTCGTTTCTAGCTTATCTGCCCACTCTTTGAATCGAGTATGCTTTAACTCGTGCGCGGTAATTGCGCCATTTTGATAATCGACCCACAGCGGCTTGTTGACCTTCTGATAGTGTTCAAAGTCGCCTTGCGTGAAGTCAATTCCTTTACGAGAGAACATCAGCTGCATCCCTTTAAAGGCATCAAAATGAAACAGGGTTTCGTCAGCATCAAATAAGATCCAATCGTACTTCATTATTATCTCCTCAAATTCTCGCTGCTAGTGTAAATTGTTTTCTTTTAGATGATAATACCCTCACAAAGAAACTTATTGTTTACTGGAGCTCAACCAATGCAAGCTTTTTCTGCGATTCCTATCTTTGTTTCAGTGATTGAAAGTGGCAGTTTTTCTACCGCAGCCAGCAAGCTTAATATCACCAAATCGGCGGTAAGCAAGCGAATTACTCAATTAGAAGATGAGCTAGGCATTCGACTCATTAACCGTACTACGCGCAAACTTAGCCTAACCGAAGCGGGTCAGCGCTATTACGATTATGTTGTCCAATCGCTCTCACTAGCACAACAAGGGATTGATGCGGTCACTGAGCTCCAAGGTAACCCAAGAGGCACACTCAAAGTAACAGCGCCGATGTCATTTGGTGTATTACACATTGCCCCACTCATTTCTGACTTTTTAGCCCTCTATCCAGATGTCGAAATTGACCTTAACTTAGAAGATCGCATGGTGGATCTTGTCGCGGAGAGATTTGATGTTGGGATTCGAATCGGTGATTTACCCCTTTCTAACTTGGTTGCAAAACGTCTAGCGCCCTGTAGAAGCGTCCTTTGCGCGGCACCCGGTTATTTATCTCTGCATGGCTTGCCGAGTAAACCTAGCGATCTCTCCAAGCACAGTTGTTTGCAATACAGCTATTATCGCGGTGGTTCTGAATGGTCACTTCACTCTGCGGGAAACGAATTCAAAGTCATTCCTAAAGGTCGCTTGGTAGTCAACAATAGTGAAGCGATACGTCGGGCGGTTCTGGGAGGAAGTGGCATTGCAAACCTTCCTACCTTTATTGCAGGGAAAGATATCGCGGCAGGTAACTTACAAGTCGTTTTGTCAGACTACGCTTTACCAAGCCATGCCGTCTATGCTGTATTCCCCGAAAAGAAACACATGCCTCACAAGGTTAGAGCCTTTATTGATTTCATCAACCAACGATTGGGAACAGAAACACCCTATTGGGATGAAGGGTTACTACCTTAAATAGCCAAATGTGACACTAAGCTCATAAATTTACTTTGGTAAAGTTTCTCAGCCAGTTAATGATGTAAGACAATTTTTAACGGCTGTCATCCGTTCAGAATAGCCATATACCTGCTGTTCTAGGAGACATTCGAAATGAAACGATTTTTCCCATCTAGTGTCATGCTTATCCCGTTCGTCGTAAAAAACTATTCTGAAGAAGATCATGAGGATAGCCCAGAACTAGAACGTGAATCTGAACCAACTCCTGAACTTGAACTGGAAGAATGAGAGGCTCATCAGGTCACTAACAAGCAATTTTTACTACCCTATTAGCGCACGTTTATAAGGGAACATAAAATGAAAAAGATTGCAGTTATTCTCAGTGGCTCGGGAGTATTCGATGGCGCAGAAATTCACGAATCCGTACTCGCTCTACACGCAGTAGAAAAGCAAGGTGCTTCATGGCATTGCTTTGCTCCTAATATTGATCAACTCCATGTCATTAATCACAAGACAGGAGAAGAAATGGATGAGCAACGCAATGTTCTTGTCGAAGCGGCGCGTATTGCACGCGGCAATATTGAAGATGTCGCGAAGCTAAATGTCGAGGAATATGATGCTTTACTGGTACCTGGCGGGTTCGGTGCAGCAAAAAACCTGACTGATTTTGCCGTGAGTGGCGCTGAGTGCAGTATCAACACTCATGTTGCTTCTGCATGTCGCGCCTTCGCTCAAGCCAACAAGCCCGCTGGATACTTATGTATTGCGCCTACTATTATTCCAATGATTTACGGTCAAGGAGTGAAAGGCACGATAGGTAACGACGAAGCAACCGCTGCCGCGTTTAACGCTTTGGGTGGTGAACACGTCAATTGCGATGTCAGCGATATTGTCGTAGACGAACAAAATCTAGTGCTATCAACGCCTGCCTATATGCTGGCCGAGAATATTTCACAAGCGGCAAGTGGTATCGACAAGCTCGTTGAGCGCTTAGTAAAACTCGCATAGTTATCTTATGTTATGGCCCCTATCCATGTTCTGTGGATAGGGGCTTTTTAGTTTTCATGAAGCAATATGAATCTTATTTAACCCCAATTACTGTTGAGAAAACGATTGCGCTAACCCACTAATATTTAACAAGTTTATATACGATAAATATGCAACTAGATTAACTTCACATTTCGCAGCCAAATCTACCCCTTTTGGGTGGGTTAATTGTCTAAGATCAAGATTTTTGATCGGATAGTTATGCGAATCTAAATGCAGTTTTTAAATCTATAAGAATATGGAGCAATCCAATGACAAGTGCATTTTTCATCCCTACAGTAAACCTAATGGGCGCAGGCTGCCTAAAAGATGCTGCTGATAGCATCCAATCTCAAGGCTTCAAAAAAGGTCTTATCGTTACAGACAAAATTCTTAGCCAAATTGGTATGGTTAAGCAAGTACAAGACATGTTGTCTGAACGTGATGTTGAGACTGTAGTATTTGATGGCACTCAACCAAACCCAACAATCAGCAACGTAAATGATGGTTTGACACTGCTTGCCGACAACGAGTGTGACTTTGTCATTTCTCTAGGCGGCGGCTCTCCACACGACTGCGCTAAAGGTATCGCTTTGGTTGCTGCAAACGGAGGCAAAATCGGTGACTACGAAGGCGTTGACCAATCAGCGAAACCAATGCTGCCACTTATCGCAATCAACACTACTGCAGGTACTGCATCTGAAATGACGCGCTTCTGTATCATCACAGACGAAGAGCGCCACATTAAGATGGCTATTGTTGATAAGCACACAACGCCACTGATTTCGGTTAATGATCCTGAACTGATGCTGGCTAAACCTGCTTCACTTACAGCCGCAACCGGTATGGACGCATTGACTCACGCTGTAGAAGCCTATGTGTCAATCGCAGCGACACCTATCACTGACGCGGTAGCGATTAAAGCAATCGAGCTTATTCAAGCACACCTACGTAAAGCCGTAGAAAATGGTGACGACATCGAAGCTCGCGAACAGATGGCTTATGCCCAGTTCATGGCAGGTATGGCATTTAACAATGCTTCTCTAGGTTATGTTCACGCAATGGCGCACCAGTTAGGCGGATTCTACGACCTACCGCACGGTGTATGTAACGCAATTCTTCTTCCACACGTTCAACGCTACAACGCACAGGTTTGCCCTGAACGTCTACGCGACGTAGCGAAAGCAATGGGCGTTGAAGTAGAAGGATTGAACGCTGAGCAAGGTGCTGAAGCGGCTATCGATGCCATTGTGGCACTTGCGAAAGATGTGGGTATTCCAGCAGGTATCCAAGAGTTAGGTGCAAAATCTGAAGACATTCCAGTACTAGCCGACAATGCTCTCAAAGACGCATGTGGCTTTACTAACCCTAAACAAGCAACACATGAAGAGATCTCAGCGATTTTTGAAGCTGCGATGTAATTCAACTCTTTTCCTTACAGATCAAGCCTCCTTCGGGAGGCTTTTTTGTACCCTTTAGTTTCTAATTGCGTACTACACTTCTACGACAACGGAGGTGTTCTATGAAATCAACAATTGGGCTTATTCTTCTTTTATTAACCTCGCTCGTTCAGGCAGGTGAAAGCAAAATTTACAATGTAAAAGGTAGTGACTACGAGGGCTACTGGGCTAAAGTGAGTGATAACGCTCCTCTCGTTCTGCTTATCCACGATTGGGATGGGCTTACCGATTACGAAATGAAAAGAGCGCAGATGCTCAATGAGATGGGCTATAACGTTTTTGCTGCTGATCTATTTGGCAAAGGTGTCCGTCCAACAGAAGTGAAAGATAAGAAACAACACACCGGAGAACTCTATAAAGATCGAGAGAA harbors:
- a CDS encoding cold shock domain-containing protein, translating into MSVLGKIVDLDEGHGYGFIKQENEDDKVFFHVRDIAVSSIEPHINELVEFDVESDLNGCRLALNISPTLMK
- the yjjG gene encoding pyrimidine 5'-nucleotidase, which translates into the protein MKYDWILFDADETLFHFDAFKGMQLMFSRKGIDFTQGDFEHYQKVNKPLWVDYQNGAITAHELKHTRFKEWADKLETTTSELNSSFLEAMADICTVLPGAKELMEAIHGKAKMGIITNGFTDLQAIRLEKTGMSQYFEHVIISEEVGVAKPDTAIFSHALEKMGMPCKSKVLMVGDNQHSDILGGLNFGIETCWLNSGGMEQDHSISPHYTVSSLHQLKEILIA
- a CDS encoding LysR family transcriptional regulator — its product is MQAFSAIPIFVSVIESGSFSTAASKLNITKSAVSKRITQLEDELGIRLINRTTRKLSLTEAGQRYYDYVVQSLSLAQQGIDAVTELQGNPRGTLKVTAPMSFGVLHIAPLISDFLALYPDVEIDLNLEDRMVDLVAERFDVGIRIGDLPLSNLVAKRLAPCRSVLCAAPGYLSLHGLPSKPSDLSKHSCLQYSYYRGGSEWSLHSAGNEFKVIPKGRLVVNNSEAIRRAVLGGSGIANLPTFIAGKDIAAGNLQVVLSDYALPSHAVYAVFPEKKHMPHKVRAFIDFINQRLGTETPYWDEGLLP
- the elbB gene encoding isoprenoid biosynthesis glyoxalase ElbB, giving the protein MKKIAVILSGSGVFDGAEIHESVLALHAVEKQGASWHCFAPNIDQLHVINHKTGEEMDEQRNVLVEAARIARGNIEDVAKLNVEEYDALLVPGGFGAAKNLTDFAVSGAECSINTHVASACRAFAQANKPAGYLCIAPTIIPMIYGQGVKGTIGNDEATAAAFNALGGEHVNCDVSDIVVDEQNLVLSTPAYMLAENISQAASGIDKLVERLVKLA
- the yiaY gene encoding L-threonine dehydrogenase — protein: MTSAFFIPTVNLMGAGCLKDAADSIQSQGFKKGLIVTDKILSQIGMVKQVQDMLSERDVETVVFDGTQPNPTISNVNDGLTLLADNECDFVISLGGGSPHDCAKGIALVAANGGKIGDYEGVDQSAKPMLPLIAINTTAGTASEMTRFCIITDEERHIKMAIVDKHTTPLISVNDPELMLAKPASLTAATGMDALTHAVEAYVSIAATPITDAVAIKAIELIQAHLRKAVENGDDIEAREQMAYAQFMAGMAFNNASLGYVHAMAHQLGGFYDLPHGVCNAILLPHVQRYNAQVCPERLRDVAKAMGVEVEGLNAEQGAEAAIDAIVALAKDVGIPAGIQELGAKSEDIPVLADNALKDACGFTNPKQATHEEISAIFEAAM